agtAGCCTATAGCTGAgggcagagagcagagagcttTTGAAAAAATTTGCATCTTGTTAGGTTTTATTAAACGGTTGAGCTCAAGTGCAGGACTCAGACAAACGGTAGGAATATAAAGAGATTTATTTAAGAACAGGAAAGGGGAAGTGGATGAAGACCAGGTGTTGGGATCCAGAGCTCGCAGAGAGGATGTGACGGTATGGTGGTGGTGCTTGGCGAGACTGGGATGAAGATCCAGAACAGGTAAGCAGGTAGGTGAGCTAATGGTGGCGATGAGGGCGTGGCTGAGAGACatgtggcagacagacaggagcaaACCAGGAGCAGGCAGGTGAGTTGTGATCCTTGAGCAAAGAAACCCGGTTAGCGGATATAACACAAGAACAGACTGAATGCTTTAGAAAACACAATGGTTGGCCAACTAGTAACTACCACAGTGGTTGAAACAACAATCTGGCAATGAGTGAATGGAGAGCCAGGGTAGATATACTGGTGTTGATGAGCTTGATGGGAGGCAAGTGTGTCGACTGAGCAGAGTGATTGGTTTAAGGATCTCAGGTGAGTGAGAGTAGTGGAGTCATGAGTCAATGGAGGGAGACACAGGAGGAGTAGCCATGCCTCCtgacacatatgcacacacagagagaaacagaagacaCAGGGCATGGGAATAACGATTGGAAACACAGCTGTAACACATCTGAAAATAAAGTGGATCGATCATATTGGGCTCTCAGATTGTTGATTTTCTGTGCCTTCAGTTCAGATCATTTGAATTGGTATATTTGCTCAAAAGATTTGTGCTTTTATGAGACATCTACTAGCTTTGAACTGCCCGTGGGAAGAAGCCTAAAAGCTGTGttttcgctgtctacttttcttaGAGCacatgccagaaaaaaaaagttctgacCCCCGTACAGCTCTGATCGCAGGCTGTGCTCATGCTTgtggttttattattatgaaggAGTACAAAAAATCTTGATGAAAACAATTCATGCAGGGACTTAAGGGTTTGATGAACACTATTTTCAGTAGCTTTTCCGTTATTTGACTAATACGCACGTCATTTAGCCATTTCCAGTTAGGCCCTATGCAATTTCCAAGTCATCAAATTTTATCCTGAGTAAGAATATGCACTCACACTAATCCAAATTCATTTCCAGATTCCAGGCCTGGAATTAAGTAATTTTTAGGGCAAGGCCACTTTGGCctttgataaataaaatgtattgggACATCACGACCAAAATGTAGGGCACCAAGGCCAAAACCAATGTTGCAATAACAATAAGTGattattacattgtatgaagacaaaacagtatACAATCAACAATTAGGAGTCAGAGTATTGAAAAACAGTACTAAGTTTATTAAAACTGTAGACTgaatcaagcacatcatgtttaattagtaaagtagtttaaaaacatgcacacaaagggcaaccatttactgcatactgccttTAGAAACAAGACagagtacaattagctgataattagcctgatcagccacaGTCTAACACataaatgcaaacacatactagactgtaaaccattaataacTAACCACAATCAACGTCAGATAACCTTATCTTAtgcagttacctagtgtttctgtagtggtgataaaacaataaaaatatacataccgtagcagtttgaattaaatgGAAGCTCCCTGCGCTCTGTGGGGAAAATATTACGCCAAACTCCCATTTAAGGTCCattatgtaggatttagtggcatctagcagtaaaattgcagtttgcaaccatttgaataccactcacctcaccctcccattccaagcgtgaaactatggtggccgcgaaaaACGCGAACGGCCCAATCGAAAGCCAGTGATTGGtgtgtccattctgggctagtGTAGAAAcgtggcggtgcaacatggcagcctccgtggaaggggacccgctccctctgtagataaaaacggcttattctaaaggtaatgaaaacacaacgattattatttttaggcgattatacactaatgaaaacatactcataaatattaatattattattattctgccgatagctcctcctaaatcagggctattcaattgggccagattttaaaaccaggaaatgtagatgggcaagacattttcagcagcctacttaaaaccttttttttttaaaagtttttggtaatgacaaattttaaacaaatgcaaatgaatgtactAAAAAATAGTAGgtgtttggagatggcggtaacataaacaaatacttgcccaTCCAGGAAGGGttaaactgacagttttcattgtcaaattcacatttcagggttgacagagacatattttcagtagagcacttccctacttgtgactgtcaatagccagatgttttgaaaagctactaagcgtggtggaactcacatgagaaaacgttgatttgtgaaagatgtggttggcggtgtcgctacatccgtaaacatcctgcccgatcggtactgcgcatgtgcaactctcaacagaaatgagaaggaagcgagatggctcacttgTTAGCTACTTCcacacactatatatgtagtttattttgtcatatatcagatttatgtatgctgggccccTCGGAGGTTGCTTCTAGGCCAGATGTGGCCCCTGGGCCGGCAATTGAATAGGCCTGtactaaatgttacatactggacctttaagaaattgacattaacaattccttacgtGTCCTCAAAAACACGTTCTATGTCGACAGTCTTGTCAATTCAGCATCAACATAATccataaaaataaactgtacaaactttacattttggattttgtcacctCAACTCGCTACCAGCCTCCGTTGTTTAGCGGCGCTATTTTAGTGGAAGAAGACAACAGGAATGAGAGgcaaaccattaaaaaaaaaaggcaacgatttctcactaaaatatgtgctggttggtggatcagatgcacactgaattaaacacagactcataacactgttaattccccgtctatgtgtgtgtgacggtgTTATGGCTGGAATGCCGGGGAACAGGGAAaagacccaaacgcagacaaactaggcagagcaggtgcagttcaatggTATTCAGTGAAAGTCAAAACTAAAAGCTTACAGTGTGGTGATGAGGCAGGCAGAGAACAAAGGTAGTCCATGAGTGACAGACAAATCCAAAAgagaaggcaaaacaaaaacaactaagGGCGGCTGAGGAGTCCAGGTAAAATCCAACCAAGGAATAATTCCAAAAGAAGtccaaacaaaaaataatccATAAAGAATCCAAGGAGCAGGGTAATGCAGGAACACAGGAGCCAGTGGCCTGAGAGCTGAACAACGGCTCCCAGACATCCCTTCAGAAACAAGTCCAAAAAGTCTGAGTAGAGCTGGGTGGGTGCAGGGGGTCTAGAGGAGGGACTGGAGAGCAAAAGCAGTGCATGAACTGGTGACCGCCACTCCGGATGTTTGTATACAGCAGAGCCCAATGGCTTGCTCTGCTGCTCCGTGCTCAGATACAGAGCTGATCAGCTCACTGTTTTTTCAAAGTCTACTAATATTAAATGTGTCACATGTTCAAATTGCACCAAATCGACACTGCACTCCCTCGGATCCCCAGCAATACACCCGCAAAGTGTGAAGTCAATTGGACAAACGGTTCTCAAGCTATGCAAAGGACAGACATAAAGAGATTCCTGCTTTATAGTTAGATGCAGGCTTGCTTAATAATGTCCTGCAGTTGCTGCGATCAAACTGCATTTTGGGTAGTAAGCTGTACAAATTGGTAACATCAACAACTAAAGAGTACTGTAATTGTTATGATTTCCAATTATTGATTTAATATTGGGTGGAAATTACGATTTATCATCTGTCCACCAAATTGCACCTCATGCATTGCTGGCTATAAGGGGAGACCAGGAGCAATTGGAACATCTCAAATGGCCCCAATCAGAAACGAGACAGAACCATGAAACTCATTATGCACATGGTCTGTGAtgatctctctctgcctgccaaAGGACAAACTGATGTCTCATACTTGTTTTCTGCCAAGACTAATTTTTGAGTAAGTAATTTTTTTCATCTAAAGTATTTTCCTTATAGTGTCTTAACCTTTAATGTCTATGAATTTAAATCTGTCTAGTTTTGATGACCATTCTGTTGTCTAATATTTGATTGCAATTGTAACGATGTTCGTTTAAGTAAGGACTACAATTGATACTATTAATGCAACTTTGTTGTTCTTGAAAATGCTTCATCTGCAGTAACTTTTTGGCTGTAAAACAATACTTCCATTACGTGAGTAACAGTTagtttctttatatttatataaatatattaaaatatatataaatttatatatatctatatatttaacacttttgcattgcattgaacaataaaatatgtgaaCACATTAGTTTAACAGCATTAAAAAgtgtatattattttatagttttttttacatcatatatcattttattcattgtttttttaaatacagttgaTAACTCAAATGCATTCTGTCCACTTGAGTGGACATGTGAAAAACTCCTTGAAAAatctatgttttaaaaaaattgtaCACTAGTCACAGACTCCCCAAGACTGAGAAAGAAGACGTTTccactttttcttctgtttcaacAAAGGAGTAAAGAACAAACTTTTGGACCATGAAATCTCCCTGTGTGTTGACCTCTCCCTCTTACATAACTAAGATGTTGTTTCCAGTATGTTCGTGTGCTGTTCCTTGACCAGAATTCAGAGAACTCATTTCTGCTTTTCCAGGAATCAGCAAAAGTGAAGTGTTACCCCTCAATGGCCAGCTCGATCCAAATGCAagatgtttcctgtctctctgctctgatCAACTTCCCCTTCTTCCCCCAAATTAGCTTGATTCTTAAAAATGGattatgtattttataacaTACCAGTAACATAGAATAATAACTTGTGTCAGTGTACATCATCCTATAAAGATGACAAACATTCCATATGCAACATAACCTGCCTGGCATCAAGAACTGTTCTGATGGTCACAGGCGGTCTGTTCTGCTGCTACAAAAGTGCAGAATctatatgttgtatttttcccTCAACACACAGGACAGTCTCAGCAGGGCTTCTTATGCAATGGAATAAATTAAGATTAAGCTGAATAACGATAATATTGTACTGCATAGCCACTACTGGATCATATTactgaaacagacaaaaaccacataaaaacaaaataataatgtcCCACAGTTGCTGcaattaaactgtattttggGTAGTAAGCTGCAGGGAGATATggctatatatactgtagattgaAAGAGGACATTCTGTACCATCTGTCTTTCAAGAGTGACCGCAGCAGTTCTATGTCCATACATATAAGAGGGTATGCAAAATAATGTGAACACTTCCTCCTGAAAGTGGGcctaataatttaataaaatccTCTTTGTTCCTCTTTGTCAGTGCCCTTTACCCATGTTTGGCATAGGCTGTCATGGTGTTTGAGACATTTCCTCATATTAAATCTGTTTCAACAGCACTTTACATTTCATCTTCATAATAACAAGAGTGGTTATTGCTTATGATGATGAGCGCCATGTGAGAAATACATCAAATGAGCTCAGATTAATCCATCCATATGCCAAGATGTCACGTATCCTAATGAGGAAGGTGAGACAAGCATGCATGCAAAGCACTCTGAGGAAAAtcaatttgatatttttactgtgtatttaaatatttgtttattctaGCGGAGACGAAAGAAGAAATTCTAGCCCAAAACAGCAATATTCTGGTACATTTAGTATTTCAACACACTTAAAATGTCTACCTATAGAATACCATTTTTTTGTTATACTGAGATGCTTCTAATACCTGGTCTACCCTCAGTGATATAAATgcagtggacaaaatattagaaacacttctCATTATAACACAgaacagttcaacagcaccacaaactacagcctctaaaattatcataaagttgaatcacctctctaaaacagtttcaacaaaaactgcacATTATAAGCTTCATGAAGGTAGCATTTATTGTGGGGCTgatgtattagactgcattggTTTTAGCTAGGTGTTCCTGATAAACTGGCAATTGAGTGTAAATATATGATTGTGCGTGACAGGGTCAATATTTCAGAGTCAGTTCATGATATCCTGGCAAAGCCTCTACTTCTGCTTTTACTGCTGCTGATCCTTCAAGGCCTCTATTAGCTCAATTATTGTGGAAGGAATTGGTAGCTTCAGGGGGTTGAATAATTTTGAGACTGGAGAAGTCATAAGTTGCATTTTCAGTTGAATTTGGGGAAACCACTTGAAGCATTTGTTGTGTTGAGCTATTTCAATTGCTTTTGTTTGAGTTGTTCACTGCAAACAGATGAAAGTCTGGAAATTTTGACAATAAACCTGATTTGCAATGGCAGTTGAGTAATTTGGATTGCAGCTGTATATCCAATTGGCATTGTTTGTGAATCGGTTTGTGAATGTACAGCACAATGTACAACTCATTCATCTTAAATTACTGTACTTCAggttctttaaataaaaaaattatatacaacCATCTGAAATCTTCCTGAATTATCTGCCCCAGTGTTGACATTAAAAGGACCATAGTGTAGGATTCAGTGACATCTAGCAgtgaggttgtagtttgcaaccaactgaataccCCTCgtctcaccctccccttccaagtgtgtaggagaaccTACAGTGGCatacatacttatgaatattatattccatttctgccatattCTCCAAATAGAggcccctaaatcttacacatcTTACATCTTTAATTCATCGTCCAGGTTGTGCATCAACcagtaacatttgttaatttgcCTTGGTTAATTTGAGTGTGGTCACATCTCATCTTTTGattagaaaacatgttttgtatatatgtaaataataaaaaaaaaaaaaagtccacttCATTGTCTTTAGTCTTTAACGTTGACCTGGGATACATCTGGGAGCACATCAGACTTGTTCTGTGTCTTCTTTGGTACTGAGTCACTATCAAAATCCTCATCATTGCCATCTCCAAGGTCACTTAAgtcatcatcgtcatcactGTTCAAGTCATCCCTGTCCTTCTTCCCTCGTCCatatcctctctttctctgttcacCATCTTCTTCTTGCTCCGTCTTGTCCACTTGTGAGTTTACTCTACACagtgagagaaacaaaatgagGCAATATCAAGACTgaagctaaaatgctaaaatgagtaatttccaaaaatgttgtgaTGTATCTCATTGTCCACAAGATGGCAGACTTGCAATAGAATTTACTGTAGGTGCTTGACAGtgatgaaaaatacaaagattaacttaataaaatacatgtgcatgtacatgtaccACACTTCTTACAATCGTTTAATTCATATACAATGTAAGGACATGTGATATGAATGGCTTCTTTATGAGTCACTGATGGCAATGTGGGCAAGAAAAACATACAACGGGCTATAAGATAAATATACAACAGTACAGCAGAAAAGTTGATCACTGAGTAAGGTCAGAACATAAAATAACTTATTAGTCATTAATCCTCTATAGATATgaatctgcacacacactaataatACAGGACCACTCACGGAATAACAATGTCCTCTTTCTTCCCGCACTTGCAGCAGATCTCTAGCTGAAGGGAACAGGGCTTACAAATGATGTGATACGCATCCTTCACAGTCTTTTGAGAACACTTGAcactgaaagaagaaaacatgcatgcacaaatgtCATCAATTTTCACATTGGAACCAACTCCAAAACACCTTACTGCACATATACAGACTGTTGTATCCCTGAACTCAACTCATAAAGAAGTTTGCCATGCTAGCAGGAGATAACTGGACACATGCAGCACATTATGGGTTTTC
This sequence is a window from Siniperca chuatsi isolate FFG_IHB_CAS linkage group LG5, ASM2008510v1, whole genome shotgun sequence. Protein-coding genes within it:
- the lg5h9orf85 gene encoding uncharacterized protein C9orf85 homolog yields the protein MSSQKGNVSRSRGQKHQNTAAFKNDKYGATVQVKKAKSKIHDGLCQHCKGVLEWKVKYNKYKTLTQPRKCVKCSQKTVKDAYHIICKPCSLQLEICCKCGKKEDIVIPVNSQVDKTEQEEDGEQRKRGYGRGKKDRDDLNSDDDDDLSDLGDGNDEDFDSDSVPKKTQNKSDVLPDVSQVNVKD